A section of the Actinomycetota bacterium genome encodes:
- a CDS encoding FMN-binding protein, translated as MVSRRRKLRREMFDKFKKTKIYPIILLTVVVLVSVTLLMFLGNITSAVVEERKKAEIVEMLKQIYPEMSDFSLENDIYTVLEGQEEIGHAFLAEGNGYGGVISIIVGLDKDLAVKDISIVSQTETPGLGSMITEDSFTQQFIGLSAQEIELSSSGGKIDSISGATISSEAVTSAVRQAMEEKIKSIK; from the coding sequence TTGGTTTCCAGAAGAAGGAAGCTGCGTAGAGAGATGTTTGATAAATTTAAAAAAACAAAAATATATCCCATAATTTTACTGACAGTAGTGGTTTTGGTTTCAGTTACCTTATTGATGTTTTTAGGCAATATTACATCGGCAGTGGTGGAAGAAAGAAAAAAAGCGGAAATTGTAGAAATGTTGAAGCAGATTTACCCTGAAATGTCTGATTTCAGCCTGGAAAATGATATATATACGGTACTGGAAGGCCAGGAGGAAATAGGACATGCTTTTTTAGCTGAGGGCAATGGTTACGGAGGAGTAATCAGCATAATTGTAGGCCTGGATAAGGATTTGGCAGTTAAGGATATAAGCATAGTGAGCCAGACAGAAACGCCTGGATTGGGCAGCATGATAACTGAAGATTCTTTTACACAACAGTTTATCGGACTGTCTGCACAGGAAATAGAGCTGTCTTCTTCGGGCGGCAAGATTGACTCCATTTCCGGAGCCACTATAAGCTCAGAAGCAGTTACTTCTGCTGTCAGGCAGGCAATGGAAGAAAAGATAAAGTCTATTAAGTAA